The following DNA comes from Epinephelus lanceolatus isolate andai-2023 chromosome 1, ASM4190304v1, whole genome shotgun sequence.
acttttatgactttttaaaaccTAAAAGCAATCGCCAAAAGTAAAAaactaacattaggctataaactaTAACTACACCACTGTCACAAGACTTGGTGTTGCCACCACAGTGAGGCTGTTAAGTTGGGTTCGGCGTGatgatttagccacttgttggcAACCGGCTTtcttaagacacataaaagcctcaaaattcacaagttgGGTATTTACAGgggtattttatgtcgtaggacaaaacatggaggtctcctaagcttgtgttaaccacagacctcaggcatcaaacaaaaaactcactgactttgagacatgGGAAATTGAAGTGCTGAAATGCTAACTGATTTCCGGGTTTTAGGACTTACTCCTGCACTACTCTATAGCCTGCAGATGGTGGACACCCACGGTACACATTACTATACAACACCACCATGTAGTGTTATAAAATAGAAAGATTCACTAATATTAGTCACACTGAGAACTACTTAAAAAACTGAAATCATCCCTGATGAGCTGCTCCTGGGTTCAGATTCCACCTCCTCTTGAAATAGTGTTTCTGCTGAGGCTATATATGTTTGAATTCATAATCACCCACATTCTTTCCACATGTTGACACTATACTATGAGCTAACTGCTGTGaattaaatataattataaaattaCCTAGGCTAACTACGGCTGAACCTGAGGCAGCTTCCACATTATCTGCCTTATAGCTATTTGATATTAACCTGTGTTGAGGTAGGTAATGGGAACTAGTCAGCTGTATCAGTTGAAGTAAAACCAGCAGCAGTGCTTTTATTCATAGCACAAggtactggaaaaaaaaaataacattggtTTTCTATGGAAATAACCCTGTGGGCTCAGAGCCGCTGTGCTCTGCTGTCTGGGCTCAGACTACAGTGGCCCGCTGCCTGGCAGCTACTATttccatcagcagcagcagtctgcTAACAGCTGCTCACTCAAGAACCATGTAATCTAGGAATTCACTACTCTGCTATTAGTAGAACACAATAGATCCCCGTTGCTATGAAAACTAGATAAAACATGCACAGCAGACAGGCGAGGAGCATTAGTGTCACTGCAACTGAATCAAAATGAGGCAAACAGCATTATGGTTAAATCAAACAGGCCTGTGTAAATGTGGGTAATATGATAGAGACTGGCCGCTGCATCTGATGCCACAGTCCTGTTGCACCTCAGATTTAAAGGTCACCGTGGCAATTGTTTAACTCTTTGGATTACCAACAGTTGACTCTTCCAAATCGGGATTAGTTGGTTGTGTTTCAACATTCAGGCAGTTCAGGAGTTGAACACATATGAAATGGGGGGATTTGTGCCTATTTTTGCATCACTTTATAATGTAAATGTATAATTTGGTCAATCTAAAAGTCTTCAgcttctttcatgtttttttttggcccACAGACTTGAGTTTGTCACCTCAAGTCTGTGGGCTCCAGTATATGTTGAACCAAATCTGTGAAATCGCTCCTGATAAAAGATTGCCCTGCTCTGAGAGCACCGGACAGGCCTGTGATTCCTTGTGAGGCACGTGATGCCTGTTAAAACTGTTTCTTCATCCAGTTCAGTGGCTCTCAGCCAGAGATCTGGGGACCTCCAGGGGTTGTTGAGGGAGTTCAGTGGGTCCCCAGAAAAATTGgaaatagtttattttcactttttaattCACCACAGAAGTGAGCCCAATGTCAGCAAGAGTCATAAGAGTGACAACTCTGATCATAGGTTTCACTTCATCCACAGTTATGTCCCAAACCAGGGGTTGGCAGCCTCTactattaaaagagccattattgaccagaaaaagaaacaaaatctgtcaggagccgcaaaacatatttgagtaAAGGTAACAGCCtgttaagtctaaattagcccatCAACATTATGAATATGCCttaatgagcattcattaatatgatttacTGCAAGGTAGCTGCTCTGCAGTTGGCAACTTATAATTATTTAGTGCTTTAGCTTTACAGCAGAGTGGTTTTGACAGCAAatgaatctgtccacacactattaaatCCTCTATGATCCTCCAAGACTTCTGCTGTTTTGGAATCCATAGTAAGCCTTGCTATGGAGACACCAGGCAGCCAACAGTACTGAAGTtcagcaaaatttagaggaaaggGCACCAGGTCATAGAAGCAtgacgcacattttagttgatgaaacgttaaaacattttttaattcagtgtacAGGCTACACATTTTCACAGCTGTAGAATGCAAAAACCACACAAGGATtatgacaaatgaaaatctgGATGTTTATGTCAgagccacagggagccaatcGAGAGGGTCCGGTTGTCTACCTCTGTCCCAAACTGTAGATGACAATTGTAGAattctggggtctcatttataaacaaggCGTgcacacaaaacgaggcctgaaagaggcgtatgatacttcccacacaaaagttgtgatctatgaaaacagacttgatgggagaaactttgacccatgctaacaaacattttggagacaggaaattggcgaaGCAAATGGTGAGgtgaaagcctgattgtagaaattgtcgaGTACTTTTTGGCACCTggcatttttggcttttgtctgtacatACGTTTTCAGTATGGATGctacgcattgttttataaatgagacccctgatCTTAATTTGAAATGTAGGTCTGTAACTTTATGTGACTCAATTTACAGGTCCTTAacgaaaatgttaaaaaattacTGGTATAGTTAATTAATTATTTGAGAGATAATTAGTCGGCAGCTATTCCGATAGTCAATTATTTCAGTAAAATATAGTTTTCCAAGATAAAAGCATCCTCTGGTTCTGACCTCTCCTGACAAGATTTGCTGCTTCTCTTTGTCATCAACAGAATCTCTCTGAATTTTAGATTGATAAAGTTAGGAAGTTGGAGATGCTGCCTTGGGCTGTGGAaaatatttttggcatttttcattattttcaaacaataaaatgattaatcgattaactGATAAAGTAAATATGTAGCccaaatatatacatttatactAAGATGTAGAGATGTGCACAATTAGTTGATCAAACACTGCAACCCTCGCTGGTCAGCACCACAAATGTTAGTCGTTAATGTGGAATGTTCATAATGCACAGTGCAAAATTTTCCCAGACAATGTTTCACCTTACAGATTAAACTGTGCTCAGTTTTGACTGTTCTCTTACTTTCAGACTAGTAGACTGGTTTAAGTTAAGACTGCCATTAAAACATCAGGTATATTCATCTTTAGGAAAATCCCTTCTTAGATGATCCTGCAGAAACTGTCATTCAAATCTCTAGAAACAAAAAAGCACCCAGACTTGAGAAGAATCTAAATCAATCAGCTTGTGTTTATAGTACAGTATAAATTCTGGCTGTTCCTCGGAGTAATTTCACAGATTAGTGCAGAAAATTACATCTGCCAATTCAAAGAGCAGAGCTAAACTATCAATTTAGAAAACAATTTATTTAGATGATGTCATGCTTACAGGTGTATAAAGAGATTAATTTGTCTCGCAGTGCGTGGTCCTCTGAGAGGCAAAAAAATTATAATGTTGAATCAGAGATAACAGAGCGCCATCTTCTGGAATGTCACAAGAATGCAAGAAATGACTAGTTAAAGGATTTCGTCTTTAATAACTGCAACATCAACGTGTTTTACAAATAATGTTTGTCTGTTTAATTTCCCTGTACGTTTAGACAACTTAGAGCTCCTCTCCCTGATTAATATACTGATGAAAACAACCCTTCACCcagtgttgaaataaaaatatatgaaaatggAAGAAAATATGGAGCGATATAATGAAACTGGGTTTTTGACATGACATTAGTCCATTGTCAGCCCGTTCAGTCCTCTCAGGGGACGCTGGCAGGTCACTGTTCCTCCAGATACCCCTCAGTCTTCATGTCGTTCAGGCCGAGATCTTCATTCTGCTGGAACGTGCGGGTGTACTTCTCAGTGGTCATCTCAGGATCAGGATCCGGAGCGTAGACATTCTGCAAATAGCTGTTCCCTGCCGGGTCGTCCAGGACGAAGTGGACATCCAACTCCCCAGCTATAATCTTGTCGATGTTCTCCCCAAACGCCTTCAGCTTCTCCACCCGATCTGATGTGCCGCTGTCGCCGCAGATGAAGGGGTTTTTGGAGACGATCAGGTCTTTGATGTCTTTCAGCAGACCCTCCAGAGTAGTGAACTTCCCACCCACAGCAGCCATCCCCAGCTCAAAGTTCAGCTCAGGGATGAGGACGGCGCACGTCTCGGACTTCAGCACGTCCCGCGTCATGTCTGAAGGGTCGGTGATGTGCAGGGTGATTTTGGTGCCCTTCTCCTCCGTGGCTCCACCTGACTTCACCTCGTTGGTTCGGTGGCCACAGCTGTCGCAGTTGGTGGCCATGATGATGACCTCCTTGAAGTGAGGGATCTGGACGAGCTTCATGTTGGTGGAGGCCGGCGCATTGCATTCGGGACAGTTGGTGTTGAAGGACAGAACCTCATCTCTCAGGTCCTCTTTGTCGTTGCCAGCCGGTTCCTCTTCAAGGTCATCATCAGCCCTCAGCCCCAGCTTGATGTCCTGCTGGACCGTCCGCTTGAACATGGACACAGTGAGAGCCTCGTCCTTCTGAGGGGCAGATGGGTTTTCCACAAAGCTGTTGCCAGATGGATCCTCGATCACCAGAGTGAATTCATTTTCCACCTCTTTTAACTTCTTCAGCTTCTGGATGAACTCCTCTATCTTGTCAGCCACCTGTGGGTCTGCTGCCCGCCTGGCAGGTTGGTCCTGCTCCAGCCCTGCGACTGCTCGGTCTAACAGGCCCTCCACGGTGGAGAGAGCACCTTTCTGGGTGTATGGAGGGATTTCAAAATCCAGCTCTGGGATCCTGGTAGTCGCACTGTCTGCTTTCACAACCTCTCTGTTcaagtcttgttttgttttgactttCAGAGTGTAACAGACCCCCTGGTCCTGGATCCGGCCCGCAGACTGGATCTCAGTGTTGGACCAGCCGCAGTTGGCACAGCTGAAGGAGCTCACGATGATTTCTTTGAAGAAGGGTATTTTGGTCAGAAGTAAACGTGTCATACCGTTCTGGTAGCAGTTCATACACAGACTCTCGATCTCAGTCGGCTGCCAGTCCTCTCCGTCGGCGCTAATATCCTTGAAGAGGCTCTCGCCTCGCACATTTCCCTCCGGAATAACAGACATTTTAAAGTCGGATATGTTTCTCTTCGGTGGACAAACTGCTCACACGCGCACCCGCTCCTCCTTCAGAGCTGAATCTCTCTCGAACTTTCTAGACGACGCCCTGTCCAGCCTCACCTAAAGCACACGTTAGACGTGCTCACCGTGTTTGACAGTCTCTTCCGCGTtcgcctcttcttcttcttcttctacggtGGAGGCGTCCTTTACGTCACTGCTGGCCTCCTCAGGTTTTCTGTGGTACTGCAGCCCAAGGATTACTGTCTTAATAGTTTCCTTCCTGCAGATAGGGCAGTCATACTGAcgatttaaattatttttgggaCTATTTCATTCATATCTTGCACCAAGGGCACTTAAGTTAACTAAAATTAAACTGAAAACTACAACTaggtgtgaattttttttagttatctgatataaaattaaaaactagACTTCAGAAGAAAACTTAAACTAACTGAGATAATATTATGCACGTACAATTCtaactaaaataaattaaaaatgtacaggAATTGTCTCTAGTTTTTGTCAGTCTGGTGAAATTTGTCAACACAACAATCATGAGTAAGCGCTGGTTTATTGAGACTGGGatgcaggggtgtaaatatagacagcacaggcagtgtggctgcactggggcccgtgggatgggggtggtggtggggacTTGCAgatgattcagattgccacctcgCAACTACACCTGTGTTAAAAGAAGAACTcggattaaataaaaaatggtgccatttacTACAGGCTATATGGCCTCAGAAATGCAAACCCATCTCCGTcatgatcttttcttttctttctttttttgtaaaatagtcagtagcaatctataacaaaattgTATGCTTATTCTACATGAACTAGAGAAACCATGAATaaactatatatataaaaaaaaatcagtaaatgagtaatttattattttctttgacaTTTATTCCTCATATACAGGTATGCAGTAATGATTTTGGGGTAACTTGTATGTTAATGTTGCCTAATGTCAAGTCTCTTTTTGATTATATGACAAGATGATATGATGCAATAACTAGTTTAGGCgcaaaatctgtcaagactgacaagctggGCACATCTGCAAGCGAGAGGTCATGCATTTTaaacataaaagcagcagtaagaGAGGCCAATAGAGAAACCAACAGGAGGAAAAAGTAGCAAAGCTCCCTAAACTAGATTTTTTTAGCTTTATAAACAGTTGCcagtggtgtgtatgtgtgtgtgtgtgtgtgtgtgtgtgtgtgcatgcccgATAACTAGTGACTAGCGTGCACTGAAGCCTGTGGTAACTATCTTATACCACTGCTGGGATGTCTGCATGACTGATTTTACTGTCATGataaagtgttgtgtttgtattgtaataCCTATTCTGATCTTCGTAAATCTTGCCCCTGACAAATGCCCCCATattgtatactgtatatatgttttaaaaacaacctAAAACTTACgctaaaaagaataaaaacactaaaacgAAACCTTTTtaagcaataaaaataaaatgagcaAATTCACCCTGGAAActaactgaaactaaactgaatagaaaacaatatttaaaagcgaaataaaaataaaaactaataaaaaaaaatacagaactaTAACACCTCTGTCCTGCACTGCACTGTGGCTGCACTGAAACTTTTATTTTCCTGCTTTATTCAACTGCAGCTTATTTCTgtcttctattttattttactctttATGGATATGCTATATGTTATTTTGTATTGCCATATGTTTATTTTATCCCTTGTCCTAATGCCTCTTTATATTTCATGTACAGATTATAATTTTGACTTAAAAAAgcagcatttattttttaagccTCTTCTCTTTCATATCTAGAACATTTTCCATTGTAAGGCTTGATTCAGATTTTAGATAGATTTGCCCAGTTGGTGGAGGGGTGCTGTATTGTGAGATGGATTTCTTCATACTTGAGATAGCTTGTGGTTTTTGTTTGAATTGTTCATGTGAAAATTTAATGTTTCTATTCCATGGATTTTGTCCGCttcatgttttaaatattgCCAATAGCTTTGTTTTTGTAACTCTGCACGGGAAGAATCTCAGTGTTGTTGGATCAGTGAGGAACACTGTGGTAATCTTACTATTGTATATAGATTTTTGTAGGCGTATTTGTGGGCTGgaattaatgttttcattttttacagGTGCTCCAATCTGTTGAATCTCTTGACACAACAACTTGCCCTTGTTTAATAttcttaaaaacacatctgctcATCGCTCCTAATTGAAAAAAGTTGAATCTATGATGAGGCTATGAAAGTTTTTCAAAAGTTTATTTACTGGGTGCACTGGGGGTTTCAAGTTTCCTCATCATACTTCTGCTCACAAAGTTGCATATTGAACCACGATAGGCTTCCAATCCAGCTGTGATGTCACATTATCCTGCTGGCATGTACACATGTTACACTCAGATTTAAGGTGACCACATCCTCCAGCAGATGAACGTGAAACCAGTTTATTAgtgtcaaactctgcacagtgaagctcaAACATACAAATCAAGTAACAAGATGACAAACAGGTTTCTGAGTGGAGAGCGACTCGTATCACTGTTCTTCTTGTTACTCCACTTTCATTTTGATCAGATAAAACTATTTTAATTATCAACTTGAAGAAAGACACAAAGACCTGCCAGTGCAACTAATCTGGTGataaatgtcatgattttctcaGAATGTCTGAATGTCTGTCTTCACTACAGTTACCTATCCATACTAAAAGGGAATAGCTTGCTGCCGCCAGAGGACCGCCTGCTGAAGTTCCTGGTCGACAACAATGCAGACGCCGAGGAGACAGTGCAGTGCGCCAACTGTGACCAGGAGAGTAACATAAAGGTACAAACTGACAGACAGTCTCACataaatattcaaatttattAAGATGAAGGCCACCCAGAAATTGGGccttcattttaaaacacactcTTCTCTGTCATAGAAAGTAACTGAACACAGACATGAAATAAATATACACTTATGTTATATGAAAGCTCAGCCAGGACATGTTGGTGACGCTCAataacacagaggaggagaaaaaagaatGAGTCCCAGAAATCATGTTAGACAAGACATCTATCAGACGACTACTGATGATCAATACTGCAGAGAGCACATGAGTCCTGTAGCACCCAGTGATGCAATCATTTCCTAAAGATGCTGAAAATAACACCtggaaatgtaataaaagttgCACAAGACCTTACTTTAAAATTTAATGAAATCCaacaatgtaataaaatgtcctGACTGgtgggacattttttttttcagattgaTGATACAATAATTGTGACGAACAATGTAATTATATGTagaaatgtttgcttttttctctGAAATGAAAAGTGTGCAAGTAAAATATTGTTAGTGTCATGTTATCCCACTGAAAACTCTTACAATTTAACAGTGATTTAATGTTTAGCATTGTAAGCTCAGGCTTTATATAAGATCCCTAATTTATAACAGATGGCAAATGGTACATTGTTATCAGACAAAGATGCATTAAGCTAAAATACCCTGCTGATTGCTCCTTATGCAAGTACTGTCCATTAGACCAGAGTGATCTAAGATAGTGGATCTAAGATAAGATACCATTAGAGGATGACAGGATGGCTAACCTCACACAAGAGAAGCAAGCGATGATGGCAGAGCAGTTGATTCATCGCCATGAAATGTTCTTTTGCATCTGAGTCAACAGTGATTGTTAATAAACCAAGTATCTCCTTTACTTTGCCTAATCTTGTGGAATTGAAAGGGGTTACAATTTCAAATGAAGTACacttaagtacatttaaaaGTAGAAACTTTTTGACTTTGGCTCAGTTGCAGCCCCACAGATTATGATGAGGAATCATGGATTTTCTAGTTTTAAAGGAGGTCCTGACCTTAAAAATGTTATTACAGTATCAGTCaggacattttattacattattgaTCAACTTTTTAttagattttattacattttcaatcaAGTTAAGTGcaacttttattacatttttaggaAATTATTAGAACACTGGGTGCTTTGGTCCTGTATAGCTTTATGTCTGAGGATataagaaagaaacaaaaggtTAAACAGGGATGAATCCAGCATTTTGTGGACAGAACCTCGACTTTTTACTGAAGAGGAGAGTTTGTATGTGACTCTTAACTCTGATGTCTTTcatcaaaggtccagtgtgtaatatgtaatataACAACTTAGTATTTTTTagcgtataatcacctgaaaatgagaacaGTTGAATTttccttaccttagaatgagcagtttCTCCGTGGGGACTGGATCCCTGTGTATGGAGATCGCCATGGTTTTACAGGAGCCCACAGCGGACAAACAGAACactagctctagatagggccatttgtgttttcacatttttgcattttctcgTCAGCCACCATGGTTAGAAGCCCATCTGCAATGAGCACCCTATAAAAAACACTggcaatgtgaaactgctttatgaAGTGTTTAAATCATCAGCtccgtttgttttggggaggaagagacctctgtggagaattcagctcccggtgaaaacctcctgaatgtctacatcttaagttatcagagaaaaaaggtgagcacatgtTAAAATGTGGCGGACGAGCCACCTGTCTTGGACATGCGAAACAGCAtcagctttgtttgttttggggaggaagagacatttgcggataattcagcccctggtaaaaacctcctacacaataaacactgaaggaattctaaccaggagaagtttcagctggttgaaatctgctgTCTTTACTGcctgatgccactaaatccccctaaatcttacacactggacctttaaggcaaagaagtgtaCATATCTGACACCTGAAGACACTATTGCAGCTAGATTCTGTAATTTGGGATGTTAACACCACTATGTGTGGACTGTTTTGTGTTCAAAACAGTTTTCAGATTATAGCAACTATTTGTTTGTAAAGAAATGAGACAATCCTGGTGAACAGTCTTCGTATTTGTGCTACTGCAGTGTCTTCTATTGTACTACCACAAGGGGGAGCCAGAGGAAAAATTTAAAATTGCACTCATAATAGCTTATAGACAGGCATAATTTTCATCGCATATTAAACAATATGAGCATCTCTCCACATTCCCTCTCAGTtgcttttcttctttgtttcttGTCTTCACACAGGACGCAGGGGTGATGTACTTCTGTAACACTTGCAGCCAGCCACTTTGCAGCACCTGCAGGGAGTTGACTCACAAGGCCAGGATGTTTTCCCACCATGAGATTGTGTCCCTGGCCAAACGCACCCGAGCCAAACACAGGAAGTGCTGTGAGTGCCACCTGTAATTTACTCCAGAAGAATAACAGGCCAACAAGGCTTTATCACACCGGTGTAGAAACATGTTGCTCATGAGAAATGTCGTCCCTCTTGTGCTCTGCTTGAATTTCCAATGTAGTTTAAAAGACATGATGTTAACTCTTGATGGTAGACTCATCAGCCAACCTGTGTTTGTACTCTGACACCTCTGTTATATGTGTAAAAAATCAGAATACTTTAACTCCAGCACTCCTGTGGGCCGAGGTTAAAAGGCGTCTTTGTCTCCGCAGCTCTCCACGAGGAGCCCTACATCCTGTTCTCAACGGAGAATAAGTCTATGCTTTGCATCAAATGCTTCAGAGACATGCAAGTGTGAGTGAATCCGCCACACAAAATGTATAACTGTAAGAAGTTCTCCTCTTTTTTCTCGCACATTGAACGAGGTGTTGTTTGTTTACCACAGGGAGAGTCGGACTCACTGCATTGATATTGAAACAGCTTACGTGCAGGGGTGTGAGATGTTGGACCAGGCTGTGCTGGTGAGAGAGTCGTGTCTGTTCATCTACACATTTGGCATAATGAATAATTCAGGCACTCAGCGGTGGTGATGATATTGTGAGATGTGGTGCAGGTGTACTCAGAATGTGTGTCGCTCATTACAATGCAATTtgaatatataaacatataaatgagGACTATTTTTTAGCAAGATTTTGAGCATTGCTGAAAGAACGAGGGTCAAAACCAAAAGGTTTTTACTGTAATTTCACAGCTCATGTTAGTTTTGCACCACTGCGTGTGGTTATCAAAACCTTAGAGaagtttttaataatgaaatagGCAGTGTTAAAATAATAGAATCTCC
Coding sequences within:
- the zpr1 gene encoding zinc finger protein ZPR1; protein product: MSVIPEGNVRGESLFKDISADGEDWQPTEIESLCMNCYQNGMTRLLLTKIPFFKEIIVSSFSCANCGWSNTEIQSAGRIQDQGVCYTLKVKTKQDLNREVVKADSATTRIPELDFEIPPYTQKGALSTVEGLLDRAVAGLEQDQPARRAADPQVADKIEEFIQKLKKLKEVENEFTLVIEDPSGNSFVENPSAPQKDEALTVSMFKRTVQQDIKLGLRADDDLEEEPAGNDKEDLRDEVLSFNTNCPECNAPASTNMKLVQIPHFKEVIIMATNCDSCGHRTNEVKSGGATEEKGTKITLHITDPSDMTRDVLKSETCAVLIPELNFELGMAAVGGKFTTLEGLLKDIKDLIVSKNPFICGDSGTSDRVEKLKAFGENIDKIIAGELDVHFVLDDPAGNSYLQNVYAPDPDPEMTTEKYTRTFQQNEDLGLNDMKTEGYLEEQ